In the genome of Populus alba chromosome 11, ASM523922v2, whole genome shotgun sequence, one region contains:
- the LOC118047441 gene encoding rab GTPase-activating protein 22: MWRDPGQPADSYYQVRPECTDVPKSKFKIKAGKTLSSRKWQAAFTPEGYLDISKTLGRIYRGGIHPSIRGEVWEFLLGCYDPKSTFDERDQIRQRRRVQYVRWKEECRQIFPIVGSGKFITAPVITEDGQPIQEPLVILETNQDRGPSQDGNSAEIGSSHAYATNQSRTNASCSEMVRELTSHGPLDQKVIQWMLTLHQIGLDVHRTDRTLVFYEKQENLSKLWDILAVYAWIDTDVGYCQGMSDLCSPMIMLLEDEADAFWCFERLMRRLRGNFRCTGRTVGVETQLSNLAEITQVIDPKLHQHLDALGGGDYLFAFRMLMVLFRREFSFCDSLYLWEMMWALEYDPDLFSVYEELELNGEKREGSKGRAKSIRHYGKFERENMKNGAANSEGPLPMSVFLVASVLKDKSSMLLHEARGLDDVVKILNDMTGNLDAKKACSGAMKLHRKYLKKAKKA, translated from the exons ATGTGGAGAGATCCTGGACAACCTGCTGATTCGTACTATCAGGTCCGGCCTGAATGCACTGATGTTCCAAAatctaaattcaaaatcaag GCAGGTAAAACTTTAAGTTCAAGGAAATGGCAGGCTGCATTTACTCCAGAAGGATACCTGGATATAAGCAAGACCCTTGGTCGAATCTACCGTGGG GGGATCCATCCATCAATTAGAGGAGAAGTTTGGGAATTTCTACTCGGTTGTTATGATCCTAAGAGTACATTTGATGAACGAGATCAGATTCGACAGCGTAGAAG GGTACAATATGTTAGGTGGAAAGAAGAGTGCCGCCAAATATTTCCTATTGTCGGAAGTGGCAAATTTATTACAGCGCCTGTAATCACTGAAGATGGTCAGCCCATTCAGGAACCATTAGTAATTTTAGAAACAAATCAAGACAGAGGCCCCTCTCAAGATGGTAATTCTGCTGAAATTGGCAGTTCACATGCCTATGCCACAAATCAATCAAGAACAAATGCTTCCTGTTCAGAAATGGTGAGAGAGCTTACGAGCCATGGCCCTTTGGACCAGAAAGTGATCCAGTGGATGCTTACCTTACATCAAATAG GTCTTGATGTGCATCGCACTGACAGGACATTGGTGTTTTATGAGAAGCAGGAGAACTTGTCAAAACTTTGGGATATTTTAGCTGTTTATGCCTGGATCGATACAGATGTCGGCTATTGTCAAG GAATGAGTGATCTTTGCTCACCCATGATAATGCTTCTTGAGGATGAAGCGGATGCATTTTGGTGTTTTGAACGATTGATGCGCAGATTG cgAGGAAATTTCAGATGCACTGGGAGAACTGTTGGGGTGGAGACACAACTTAGTAATTTGGCTGAAATTACTCAAGTCATTGATCCAAAACTTCATCAGCATTTAg ATGCACTTGGCGGAGGTGACTATTTATTTGCTTTCCGCATGCTCATGGTTTTGTTCCGCCGAGAATTTTCATTTTGTGATTCACTCTACCTTTGGGAG ATGATGTGGGCCCTTGAATACGACCCTGATTTGTTCTCTGTATATGAAGAGCTGGAACTGAATGGTGAGAAACGTGAAGGATCTAAGGGAAGAGCAAAGTCAATACGGCACTATGGGAAGTTCGAAAgggaaaatatgaaaaatgggGCAGCAAATTCTGAAGGCCCCCTCCCCATGTCTGTTTTTCTTGTTGCAAGTGTATTGAAAGATAAGAGCTCAATGCTTTTGCACGAAGCTCGGGGCCTGGATGATGTTGTCAAG ATATTGAATGACATGACTGGAAATTTAGATGCCAAAAAAGCATGCAGCGGTGCAATGAAACTTCACagaaagtatttaaaaaag GCGAAGAAGGCATAG
- the LOC118047442 gene encoding COBRA-like protein 10, whose product MKARLRLGVPWHLVTLMLLSLPSINFNVCHGQTDDYESPAAPPPGLDECNGIFLTYSFTSREKEYPKVKNASAQAWAFKSLATITNTGEHELKGWQMFVGFQHKEVLVSASGAIVVDGDDFPVAVGNGTIFAGNPQVDLKTAIETAGDFTQIAAQIEIAGSVFGIKPPGVPMPKNIKLVNDGYKCPKSTLRGKSYMRVCCKKDPKAKEEKKRLKFLPRRYGDLSLTYDVLQAYGNNYQAQVTMDNIHPLGRLDHWNLTWEWMNGEFISTMRGAYTHKRDFSECIYGTAGKYYKDFDFSTIINCEKKPVISDLPPDRKNDSQVGKLPYCCRNGTLLPSIMDESKARSIFQLQVYKMPPFLNRTALVPPEKWKIDGVVNPQYKCGPPIRVDPTEFPDPSGLDSKTYAVASWQVTCNITRPKEKLSRCCVSFSAYYNRSAIPCNTCACGCDNNKGCSQNAKAMLLPPESLLVPSDNRTEKALAWAALNKFKVPNPRPCPDNCPVSINWHIDSDFKTGWTASVTLFNWDDSPFEDWFAAIKLDKAYKGLEGVYSLNGTKFDNLNNTILLQGLPGLNFLMGEVNGTRPGDPRVPGKQQTKISFIKKRTPGINIPRGDGFPTRILFNGEECALPTQIPRSSAQQKSHFKFLIVIIMAIVTFILMSDHLH is encoded by the exons ATGAAAGCAAGATTAAGGTTAGGGGTTCCATGGCATCTGGTAACGCTAATGCTCCTTTCACTACCATCTATCAATTTTAATGTTTGCCATGGCCAAACGGATGACTATGAGAGTCCTGCAGCCCCACCACCTGGACTGGATGAATGTAACGGCATCTTTCTTACCTATTCTTTCACATCTCGTGAGAAAGAATATCCAAAGGTCAAGAATGCATCCGCGCAGGCATGGGCGTTCAAATCTTTGGCAACGATAACTAATACAGGCGAGCATGAACTGAAGGGTTGGCAGATGTTTGTAGGTTTTCAGCACAAGGAAGTTTTAGTGTCTGCTTCCGGGGCAATCGTCGTCGACGGCGATGACTTCCCTGTGGCAGTTGGCAATGGGACAATCTTCGCAGGAAATCCACAGGTTGACCTCAAGACTGCAATTGAAACAGCTGGAGATTTCACCCAGATTGCAGCACAGATTGAGATTGCAGGTTCGGTGTTTGGAATTAAGCCACCAGGAGTGCCTATGCCAAAGAATATCAAGCTTGTGAATGATGGATACAAATGCCCTAAATCGACTCTGCGAG GGAAAAGCTATATGCGTGTTTGCTGTAAGAAGGATCCCAAAgccaaggaagaaaagaaaaggctcaAGTTCTTGCCTCGTAGATATGGGGATCTTTCTCTCACTTATGATGTGCTTCAAGCCTACGGTAACAACTACCAGGCCCAAGTTACTATGGATAACATCCATCCATTAGGCCGGCTTGATCACTGGAACTTAACCTGGGAATGGATGAATGGAGAGTTCATTTCCACAATGAGAGGAGCCTACACTCACAAAAGGGACTTTTCCGAGTGTATTTACGGTACTGCAGGAAAATATTACAAAGATTTCGACTTCTCCACTATTATTAACTGTGAAAAAAAGCCGGTCATCTCAGATCTTCCTCCAGATAGAAAAAATGATTCACAAGTTGGGAAGTTGCCATACTGTTGTAGAAATGGTACCCTTTTGCCATCTATAATGGATGAGAGCAAGGCAAGGTCCATATTCCAGTTGCAAGTCTACAAGATGCCTCCTTTCTTGAACAGGACTGCCCTTGTACCACCCGAGAAATGGAAGATTGATGGGGTTGTCAATCCTCAATACAAGTGTGGCCCTCCAATCAGAGTAGATCCAACAGAATTTCCTGACCCGAGTGGACTTGATTCAAAAACTTACGCTGTTGCAAGTTGGCAAGTAACTTGCAACATAACACGTCCGAAGGAGAAGCTGTCGCGATGCTGTGTTTCTTTCTCTGCTTATTACAATAGATCTGCCATTCCCTGCAATACGTGTGCCTGTGGCTGTGATAACAATAAAGGTTGCAGccagaatgcaaaagcaatGCTTCTCCCGCCAGAGAGTCTTCTCGTACCTTCTGATAACAGGACAGAAAAGGCATTAGCATGGGCTGCACTAAACAAATTCAAAGTTCCAAATCCCAGACCTTGTCCTGATAACTGTCCAGTTAGCATCAATTGGCATATTGACTCTGATTTCAAGACTGGATGGACTGCTAGTGTCACTCTTTTCAACTGGGATGATTCTCCTTTCGAGGATTGGTTTGCTGCAATCAAATTAGACAAAGCCTACAAGGGCCTTGAAGGTGTGTATTCCTTAAATGGAACAAAGTTTGACAACCTCAACAACACTATATTACTCCAAGGCCTACCAGGTTTGAATTTCTTGATGGGAGAGGTAAATGGCACCAGACCAGGAGACCCGAGGGTTCCTGGAAAGCAACAAACTAAGATATCATTTATCAAAAAACGTACTCCAGGCATCAATATACCACGGGGAGATGGGTTTCCTACAAGAATACTTTTCAACGGAGAAGAGTGTGCACTGCCTACGCAAATTCCCCGGTCGAGTGCACAGCAAAAATCCCATTTTAAGTTCCTCATAGTCATAATCATGGCAATCGTGACTTTCATTTTGATGTCAGATCACCTCCATTGA